One part of the Eulemur rufifrons isolate Redbay chromosome 16, OSU_ERuf_1, whole genome shotgun sequence genome encodes these proteins:
- the MED21 gene encoding mediator of RNA polymerase II transcription subunit 21, whose product MADRLTQLQDAVNSLADQFCNAIGVLQQCGPPASFNNIQTAINKDQPANPTEVCPAFCSTDCTNSKRH is encoded by the exons ATGGCGGATCGGCTCACGCAACTGCAAGACGCGGTGAATTCG CTTGCAGATCAGTTTTGTAATGCCATTGGAGTGCTACAGCAATGTGGTCCCCCTGCCTCTTTTAATAATATTCAGACAGCAATTAACAAAGACCAACCAGCCAACCCTACAGAAG TATGCCCAGCTTTTTGCAGCACTGATTGCACGAACAGCAAAAGACATTGA